CCCAGCCCGGCCGGATCGCCATCAGCCTGGATTGCGGGCTCGACCGGCGGCTGACCCTGGCCGTGGCCGACGACGGCATCGGCCGCCGGGCGGCGGCCGGTTCCCCGGGGGGGCTCGGCCTTCGCATCATGGCCTATCGGGCCAGGATGATCGGGGCGCGGCTGTCCATAGACGACGCCGAGGCTGGTGGGACCAGGGTGGTCTGTTCCTTGGCCTGCCTGGCGGACAAGACAAGCGAGGATGCTGATGGATAAGGCGGTATCATCCGGCGTGCGCGTCTTTCTGGTCGACGACCATCCGGTCCTGCGCAACGGCCTCTCGCTGCTGCTTGCGCAAAGCGGTCATACCGTGTGCGGCGTGGCCGGCAGCCGGGCGGAACTGTTGGCCGTCATCGATGGTTGCCGGGCCGACGTGGCCCTGGTGGACCTGTCTCTGGCCGAGGAATCCGGACTGGACCTGCTCGATGATCTCACGGCCCGGGGCGTGCCGGCGCTGATGTATTCCATGCACGAGGACAGCCAGTCCATCGAGCGGGCCTTTGGCCGGGGGGCCAAGGGCTATGTCACCAAGCGCGAGGTCGAGGACGTGCTGCTGACGGCCATCGTGGCGGTCGCTGCCGGCCGGCGCTACACCAGTCCCGAGGTCATGCGCACGTTGGCCGACCGGGTGCTGGCATCGGAGCATGATGGGGAGGCCGCCCTCAGCCAGCGGGAGGAGCAGATTCTCCTCGGCCTCGGGCGCGGCGAAACGAGCGCCGAGATGAGCAGGGCGCTCAACATCAGCTTTCACACCGTGGAGACCTATTACGGCCGACTTCTTCGCAAGCTGGGCCTGTCCAGCATGAAGGAACTGCGCAAGTTCGCCATCCGGCGGCACGGCTGACCGGGCTGGCGAACCTTCCGAGTTCACCGGGCTCAGGATGGGCCGACCTCCGGTCAGATTGCTCCATCCGCTCTGGCTGGGTGGCGCAGCCCCCCCGAAGGGGCCTGTATCCGGGAATGTCCTGGCGGGGATCGATGTTGTCCAAGGGGTGGTCGTTTTTGTGCAATAAAATTAAAATATTTCAGCATATTAAAAAATAAAAAACAGCCTTCTCAGCAGACGGCCGCAGGTTCGAATCCTGCCGGGAGGCCAGGATCTTCATCTGCGAAAATTTAGGAGAGAATAAGTAGCTATTTTTCAAGGCATCAAGCTCTCGTTCTATTAGAATGCTTTAATTTACATGAAAATGGAAGATGTTCCATTTGGCGCCTTAGCAATGTCTGGATGATCAAGGGCTGAAGTGAATAAAACCTTATCATTTTCACGCATGTTAAGCTTCTGCGCCTGGGAAACTCAGCCTTTCACGGCACGGGCCACTCTAGTTGCAATATCGATGGACGCGGTTGTGCTTGAGGCGTGGATAGCCGTGTTCAAAAAACGAGTCTTCTCCACTGGGGGAGTGGGCTCCAGGTCGAAAAGCGGAGAAAGTCGCCAACCGGCCCCTTGGCGCAAAAATCCATGGTTTCGCATGTGATCGTCGGTATTGTTAATTAAAATATTGAGCACCATACGGCCGAACAGTTCGCGTTGGTCTTTTTGGGGATCAGATCCCGCCATTTGAATCGCTTCCGCGAGATACTCATAGCTCCCGGGCTCGCCATAGGTGAGTTCGAGCATGCTCATCGCCGAAATGGAGGGAATACGGGTGCTCCCTTTGCGGTCGAAACGCTCCAGGATGAGCACATGCTTGCCCGCGAAGGTGGCGAGTTGAAATCGAGGGACGGTCAGGCCCGCATCCAGTGCGATGCGTAGTGCGAGATATTCCCATCTCCCCCCGCCAGGGTGAAACGGAGCGCACCTTCGGCAGGCGGATTCGTTTGGGAAGGGATTCCTCTTCGACATGGACGGCTGGCGAACCAGCCACGCTTCCCCCGGGGAAGGCCCGCGGGGGCATTATCTGAGGTCGTATTGGTACTTCACGTGCAACACGACGGGGATAGACCCGCCTCCGAGGAGCGGCGGGCGTTTGACCGCTCCGCTGGCGGCGCGGATGGCCCGGGCGGCCGCACGATCCAGTTCCGGGTTCCCGGACGAGGCGGTCAACACCGGCTCGGTGAAGGTGCCGTCCCTGCGGATGGAGAAACCGTAGACCGCCACGCCGAGAAATCGACTGCCCGACACGTCCGGACGGCGGGCATGGACAGCCTCTTCGATGTCGTCGAGGAACTTGAGGAAAGCCTGGCGCCGCCGGTCCGCCGTATCCGTGGCGCTTTCGGCCTGCGGCGAATACGAATCGATGCCCAGCCCGGCGTATTCCGTGTCGTTGACGATCACGGATGCTCCGGCCATGTCGATGTACGTGTCGGAGGCGGCCTGCCCGGAGGCCGGCGCGAAGTGCGTGGTCAAGATCAGGAAATGGGCGAACAGCGACACGGCAAGCCCTGTTCCGATGCGTTCGGCATAGGTCATGCGCCGCTTCCCCCCGCGTCCGCGCTCCCAACGCTCACTGCGGCGTTTCCTCTTTCGGCCGTGAGGTGGCGATGAGCAGCTTTTCCCCGCCCTGCAGGCGCACCTCGTCCACGATGAAGAGCAGCGCTTCCACCGGCGCGTCGGGCGCGGCTTTCAACACGAGCTGGCCCGGCGTTGTCCGAAATCCCCGGACAAGGGTCTGCAGCTTGTCGCGGACGTCCCGGCGCTCGACCGGGACACCCTCGAAGGCGAACGTGCCGTCCTGGAACAGGCGCAGTTCCACCACGCGCCCGGAGAGCGCCCGGCTGGCCTGGGCCGGGGGCAGATCCAGATCGACGCCTCGCACGGCAAAGGCTGCGGCCACGACAAAAAAAATGAGCAAAATGAACATCATGTCAATGAGCGGCGTGAGGTCGAAAAGCTCCTCGGAGGCGGGCCGGAGCGTGAAGTTGAGCATCTTACATTTTCCTGCCGCACAGCAGCAGGACCGTGTTGCCGGCCTCGGCCAGGGCCTTGGCGGCACGACGGGCCCGATTCTGGTAGTAGTTCAGGAAAAGCAGCGCGGGGATGGCAATGCACAGTCCGGTGACCGTGGTGAGCAGGGCCTGCCAAATGCCGCCCGCCAGCATGTTCATGTCCACGCCGGACCGCGTTTCGGAAATCCGCGAGAAGGTGGTGATCATGCCGAAGACGGTGCCAAGCAGCCCCAAAAGCGGCGCCACCCGGGCCAGCAGCGAGAGCATGGACAGCCCGGCTTCCAGACGGCCGACCACGGATTCCCCGGTCACGCGCAAGGCCGCCTCTTTGTTGGGGTAGTGCCTGTCCCCAAGAATACGGCTGAAGTCGGACAGGGGGCCGATGGCGCCCATGCTTGCGGCCAGGGCCGAAGGGTCCCCGGTTTTCGTCATCTCCAGGAGCAAGGCGGGGAACGCCTTGTCCGGAAACGGGAAGGACGACAGAAACAACCCACGCTCCACGATGATGGCCACCACCGTGATCGATACCGCGAGCAGCGGCCACATCACCCATCCGCCCAGTTCAAACAGCAACACATGCATCTCCTTTCCCCTCGCGCCGGGTCGGTCTACGGCCGCAAGCCGGTCCCGATCAGCACGAGAAACCCGTGACCGTCCCCGTCTTCCCACTGGGCCGGGGCCGGCTCGAAAGAAAGCCTGCCCGCGGCGTACTGCACCACGCGCATCCCCTGGCCGTCCAGGCAAACCACGCCCTTGGCCCGGCGCAACCCCGGGCCGCATGCGGCCAGGACCGCCTCGATCTCCTCGCGGGCGACCGGGCTCTCCCAGTGCACCGTGCGCGCGGCATAACCGGCCGCCGCATGGCTGGGCGATTCCTGGTCCAAGCGATGCAATCTGGGCTGGCGTGACGGCAGCCTGGCGTGGTCGAGCCGGTCCAGCCAGGCGCTGTGGAAGGCGTCCAGACGGGCAAAGGCGGTGGTTCCGTGCCGGGCCGTGAGGAGCAGCGCCCGACTGTTGACGGCGGCCACCCGCTCCAGCACGCCGGGCAAGGCTTGCGCTGCCACGGCGTCGGCCTTGTTGACCACGAGGACGTCGGCCCTTTCCACCTGGGCCCGGAGGATGCCTGGCTCCTCCAGGACATGGGGCTGGCGGCAAAGGTCCACGGCATCGAGCACCGTGACCACCAGTCCCGGGAGCACCAGGTCGTCCAACGCTTCGAGGCTTTCCAGCACGTTTTCCGGATTGGCCAAACCGGTGGTTTCAAGGATGAACTGCTCGGCGGGCATGTCGGCCATGAGGCGTTCCAGGCCGGGGCGCAGGCTTTCGGCCAGGGAGCAGCAGACGCAGCCGCCGTCGAGGGCCTCCACCCTGGTGTCGTCGCCAAGGAGCCGCGCGTCGAGCCCGACCGCGCCGAATTCGTTCTGGATCACGCCGGTGTAGCGTTCGCGCCCATGCAGGAAATCGAGCCAGCGGCGCAGGAACGTGGTCTTGCCCGCCCCCAGGAAACCGGTGAGCACGTGCAGCACGGGCCGCGGCGCGGTTGGCGGTGCCTTGGATCTGGCCCGGCCCGGCAGGCCGCAAAGCCGGCGGCCTTGGCTGAACCGGGCCCGCAACCGGCCGAATTCGGCCCGAAGTCGCACCATACGGCCACTTTTCCCCGGCAGGGGCTCGGTCCGGCCCCCTGTCCGAAAGCCCAAAACCGGGGCGGGGGCGGTCTCCAGGGTCAGGGCCGCGGGCTCCTCAAGCAGGTGCTCGGCCGTGGCCGCAAGCAAAGAAAACACGGGCAACCCGAGACGGTAGCGGGGCACGTCGCACTCCAGGCCGCCAGGCAACACGAGCCAGGCATGGCGGCCGTCGGGCCCCGCCGCGGCGATGCCGTCCAGGGCAACCAGGCGATGGCGGGCCGAGGCCTCCCAAATAAGGCCCAGACCCGCGCCGTCCAGGGTCGCTTCCAGCCGCAGCCGTCCGCACACAAACGGAGCCAGGGCGTCGGTGTGGGCGGAGAAGTGGCGCACCAGGCGGCCGTAGTCCTCGCCCAGGGCCTGGCGCAGGGCTTCCAGGGGAAACCGGTCCAGCAGGGGACTTTCGGCCTTGGGGAAAACGAACACGGCAAAATCGCCCAGCAAGCCGTCTTCGGTCGCATTGGCGGTCTCGCCCAGGAACAGCAGGCCGTAGACGTGTTCGCTTCCGGCCGCCCGGAAGCTCCAGGCCGGGGCCTCCGTGGCCGAGGGGCGAACGCCGCGCCAGCCCAAGGCCCGGGCCTGACGGCGGTCGAGATGCACCCCGGTGAGCAGGGAGTCGAGCAGGCTGGCGCAATCCGACCCGCTCTCGGGGCTTATGGGGCGCGGCAGCAGTGTTTCCATGCGCATGGCGGCGACACCCGGCGGTGGTTCGTGGTGTTCGGTGCGGGGCCGCCTCCCGGCGGCACGGGATCCGGGCCGGCGGCCCCGGCCCGAATCCCGCTTGAATGCACGCCCTCGCCAAGGCGGGCCGTCAACCCGGGAAGGTGATGACGTCCCCGTTGCCCAGGTAGTTGGTGGTCTTGGACCGAAATCGCGCCGTCCCCTTGACCACCGGATAGCCGGCGTCCACGAACTTCTGGGCGGTGATCAGGCCGGTGCAGTGGTTGCACCCGACACGCTGCAGCTTCCATTTCTCGAGGCCGATGACCAGGTCGTCGTACTTGGGATCCCAGTCGTCGAAGGGCGAGATGTGCAGGCCGCCGTACAGACCGTAGAACTGGTCGTTTTCGTACCGCAGTTCCTTGTAGGCCGTGTCGGCGAAGAGGATGATGCCCTGGTGGCAACAGCCCGTGATGCTGACCAGCCCGACGTCCTTGACGTTGCAATAAAGCGACATCTCCCCGAACACCTTGAAGATGATGGGCACTTCGAACATGAACAGCGCCGCCCCGGGTTGCAACTGGTGCAATCCCTTCTTCACTTCCGTCCATTTGCCGACATGCCCGCAGTCCTTGATGTACTGCTTGCCGGGAGGATAGAAGGTGCTTGGCGTGTAGACGTGGATGTTCGGGTTGTACTTGGTGACGACCGGGAAGCCCCAGAAGTGATCCATGTGCTCATGGGTCTGGATGAAGGCCTCTATCTCGTTGTTGGCCAGCATCCGGTCGATGCCCTCGCGCTTGTAGCAGGTGTCCATCCATTCGTAGTTCCAGCCGGTGTCGAAGAGATAGCGGGTCTTTTTCCCTTCCAGGTCCTCGATTTCCACCAGACAGGAGAAGCCGCCGGCATTGTCCGGGTTTACGCTGTTTTCCTTGGCGATGGCCCAGGCCTCCTCGAGCTTGTTGGGCAGCAAGTGCTTGATCTTGGCGATGCCGTCCTCGTACGAGCCCTTGCCGATGCCCTTGCCGTTGCCGAAGGGCGGCCAGTTGAAGGTGTACTGGTCCACGAGCAGGCCGCCGGCCTTGGTCACGTTGTTCATGAAGATGCCGTTGTCGAACCAGCTCGTTTCCGAGATATTGAGGATCTTGACGGACTTGCACTGGCCGATATCGGCCATCTTCCGCTGGACCTGGGGCAGCATCTCCTTGCGCCAGGGGCTGTAGGAGTAGATGCCCATGGCGCCGAGGACTCCAGCGCCCACGCCGAGGGCGGCGCCTTTGATGAATTCCCGTCTGTTTATGGCCATGGCCCGCTCCTATTTGACGAGGGTGAAGGTTGCGCTTGCCCAGGGAAGCAGCTTGACGATGCCGAAGAAAGCGGCAACCCCGACCAGCATGCCCACGCACACGCCGGGGGCCATGCCCGGGGTCCAGGTATGGCGCGCCTCCAGTGCCTCATGCTCGGCTTCGATCTCGGCCGAGGACTTGAACTCCCGTTTCCAGCCGGGCCAACCGTCCATGAACCACCAGTTGATCAGCCAGATGTCGATGAGCCAGATGGTGGGGATCA
This genomic stretch from Solidesulfovibrio sp. harbors:
- a CDS encoding response regulator transcription factor; protein product: MDKAVSSGVRVFLVDDHPVLRNGLSLLLAQSGHTVCGVAGSRAELLAVIDGCRADVALVDLSLAEESGLDLLDDLTARGVPALMYSMHEDSQSIERAFGRGAKGYVTKREVEDVLLTAIVAVAAGRRYTSPEVMRTLADRVLASEHDGEAALSQREEQILLGLGRGETSAEMSRALNISFHTVETYYGRLLRKLGLSSMKELRKFAIRRHG
- a CDS encoding HipA domain-containing protein, which produces MSKRNPFPNESACRRCAPFHPGGGRWEYLALRIALDAGLTVPRFQLATFAGKHVLILERFDRKGSTRIPSISAMSMLELTYGEPGSYEYLAEAIQMAGSDPQKDQRELFGRMVLNILINNTDDHMRNHGFLRQGAGWRLSPLFDLEPTPPVEKTRFLNTAIHASSTTASIDIATRVARAVKG
- a CDS encoding TonB family protein, whose amino-acid sequence is MTYAERIGTGLAVSLFAHFLILTTHFAPASGQAASDTYIDMAGASVIVNDTEYAGLGIDSYSPQAESATDTADRRRQAFLKFLDDIEEAVHARRPDVSGSRFLGVAVYGFSIRRDGTFTEPVLTASSGNPELDRAAARAIRAASGAVKRPPLLGGGSIPVVLHVKYQYDLR
- a CDS encoding biopolymer transporter ExbD, giving the protein MLNFTLRPASEELFDLTPLIDMMFILLIFFVVAAAFAVRGVDLDLPPAQASRALSGRVVELRLFQDGTFAFEGVPVERRDVRDKLQTLVRGFRTTPGQLVLKAAPDAPVEALLFIVDEVRLQGGEKLLIATSRPKEETPQ
- a CDS encoding MotA/TolQ/ExbB proton channel family protein; translated protein: MLLFELGGWVMWPLLAVSITVVAIIVERGLFLSSFPFPDKAFPALLLEMTKTGDPSALAASMGAIGPLSDFSRILGDRHYPNKEAALRVTGESVVGRLEAGLSMLSLLARVAPLLGLLGTVFGMITTFSRISETRSGVDMNMLAGGIWQALLTTVTGLCIAIPALLFLNYYQNRARRAAKALAEAGNTVLLLCGRKM
- a CDS encoding GTP-binding protein, which codes for MRMETLLPRPISPESGSDCASLLDSLLTGVHLDRRQARALGWRGVRPSATEAPAWSFRAAGSEHVYGLLFLGETANATEDGLLGDFAVFVFPKAESPLLDRFPLEALRQALGEDYGRLVRHFSAHTDALAPFVCGRLRLEATLDGAGLGLIWEASARHRLVALDGIAAAGPDGRHAWLVLPGGLECDVPRYRLGLPVFSLLAATAEHLLEEPAALTLETAPAPVLGFRTGGRTEPLPGKSGRMVRLRAEFGRLRARFSQGRRLCGLPGRARSKAPPTAPRPVLHVLTGFLGAGKTTFLRRWLDFLHGRERYTGVIQNEFGAVGLDARLLGDDTRVEALDGGCVCCSLAESLRPGLERLMADMPAEQFILETTGLANPENVLESLEALDDLVLPGLVVTVLDAVDLCRQPHVLEEPGILRAQVERADVLVVNKADAVAAQALPGVLERVAAVNSRALLLTARHGTTAFARLDAFHSAWLDRLDHARLPSRQPRLHRLDQESPSHAAAGYAARTVHWESPVAREEIEAVLAACGPGLRRAKGVVCLDGQGMRVVQYAAGRLSFEPAPAQWEDGDGHGFLVLIGTGLRP
- a CDS encoding MBL fold metallo-hydrolase, which encodes MNRREFIKGAALGVGAGVLGAMGIYSYSPWRKEMLPQVQRKMADIGQCKSVKILNISETSWFDNGIFMNNVTKAGGLLVDQYTFNWPPFGNGKGIGKGSYEDGIAKIKHLLPNKLEEAWAIAKENSVNPDNAGGFSCLVEIEDLEGKKTRYLFDTGWNYEWMDTCYKREGIDRMLANNEIEAFIQTHEHMDHFWGFPVVTKYNPNIHVYTPSTFYPPGKQYIKDCGHVGKWTEVKKGLHQLQPGAALFMFEVPIIFKVFGEMSLYCNVKDVGLVSITGCCHQGIILFADTAYKELRYENDQFYGLYGGLHISPFDDWDPKYDDLVIGLEKWKLQRVGCNHCTGLITAQKFVDAGYPVVKGTARFRSKTTNYLGNGDVITFPG